A window of Bradyrhizobium sp. AZCC 1610 contains these coding sequences:
- a CDS encoding IS110 family transposase, whose amino-acid sequence MSQSFDASRSLTAFEQDSTLVAVIEMSQSKWLVAAVIPGVERQPLKKLGANADALLKLLQRWQDEARKAGRTVRRIVCAYEAGRDGFWLARWLQARAIETYVIHAASIAVSREHRRAKTDRIDTELLMRSFLGWLHGEKRHCSMVAIPTMAEEDARRPSRERESLVGEQTRIVNRIKGVLALFGIGGFNPKLRKAAQKLATLRTAEGTPLPQNADAELRHDLERLRLVRDQIRIIESERVRRPAVAPAAATGPHAMVRLIARVFGVGIETADMLVNEALVRNLRDRRAVARYAGLTGAPDESGKRHREKGLARAGNGRVRRGMIQLAWRFLIFQKDSRLVRWFRERTADGRSTTRKTMIVALARKLLIALWRLATTGEITEGLRLRPAGT is encoded by the coding sequence ATGTCGCAATCGTTTGACGCCAGCAGGTCCCTCACCGCCTTCGAACAGGATAGCACATTGGTCGCAGTGATCGAGATGAGCCAGTCGAAGTGGCTCGTTGCGGCTGTGATCCCGGGGGTCGAGCGCCAGCCCCTGAAGAAGCTTGGTGCAAATGCGGACGCTCTGCTGAAGCTGTTGCAGCGCTGGCAGGATGAAGCGCGCAAGGCCGGGCGGACGGTCAGGCGGATCGTCTGCGCCTATGAGGCCGGGCGAGACGGATTCTGGCTGGCGCGCTGGCTGCAGGCGCGCGCCATCGAGACCTACGTCATCCATGCTGCGAGTATTGCGGTGTCCCGCGAGCACCGGCGCGCCAAGACCGATCGGATCGACACGGAACTGCTGATGCGATCGTTTCTCGGCTGGCTGCATGGCGAGAAGCGCCATTGCAGCATGGTCGCGATCCCGACCATGGCAGAAGAAGATGCGCGGCGGCCGAGCCGCGAACGGGAGAGCCTCGTGGGCGAGCAGACACGGATCGTCAACCGGATCAAGGGTGTCCTCGCCCTGTTCGGCATCGGCGGGTTCAATCCGAAGCTGCGCAAGGCGGCGCAGAAGCTTGCGACGCTGCGCACCGCGGAAGGAACGCCGCTGCCGCAGAATGCCGACGCGGAGCTGCGCCACGATCTGGAGCGGCTGCGCCTGGTGCGCGACCAGATCCGCATCATCGAGAGCGAACGGGTGCGCCGGCCCGCTGTTGCGCCGGCGGCTGCGACAGGTCCTCACGCGATGGTGCGTCTGATCGCAAGGGTTTTTGGCGTCGGCATCGAGACTGCCGACATGCTGGTGAATGAGGCGTTGGTGCGCAATCTGCGTGATCGCAGAGCCGTGGCGCGCTATGCCGGACTAACCGGCGCGCCGGACGAAAGCGGCAAGCGCCACCGCGAGAAGGGACTGGCCCGCGCCGGCAACGGTCGGGTCCGCCGCGGCATGATCCAACTGGCCTGGCGCTTTCTGATCTTCCAGAAGGATAGCCGGCTCGTCCGTTGGTTCCGCGAGCGCACAGCGGATGGCCGCAGCACCACGCGCAAAACCATGATCGTGGCGCTGGCGCGCAAGCTGCTCATCGCGCTGTGGCGGCTGGCAACCACCGGCGAGATAACTGAGGGGCTCAGGCTGCGCCCGGCCGGCACTTGA
- a CDS encoding protein phosphatase CheZ: MSVNRKRFRIEQALLGDAPIMMPAVEGGEIGPMHREIMAELRAIRAQMAGFGHTPAASTEQSGITTREIAESHALLETYRAQIEQCAKLKVELDLIHDAINRTKREIATLHGKSFDGQEMAKVNGELGAVVGGTEQATQQILEAVEAIDQAATALSKNISADQQKLLSEDIQERVVAIFEACNFQDLTGQRISKVMSTMKFIEQHINAMMDIWGGVDAIKAHAPPIVDAREGDAKLLNGPKLDGDDGHASQNDIDALFD; the protein is encoded by the coding sequence ATGTCGGTCAATCGCAAACGTTTTCGTATCGAACAAGCTCTTCTGGGCGACGCGCCAATTATGATGCCTGCCGTCGAAGGCGGCGAGATCGGCCCGATGCATCGTGAGATCATGGCCGAGCTGCGCGCGATCCGCGCACAGATGGCGGGCTTCGGCCACACCCCCGCCGCTTCGACCGAGCAGTCGGGGATCACCACGCGCGAGATTGCCGAATCGCACGCGTTGCTGGAAACCTATCGCGCCCAGATCGAGCAGTGCGCGAAGCTCAAGGTCGAGCTCGACCTCATCCACGACGCCATCAACCGCACCAAGCGCGAAATCGCCACGCTGCACGGCAAGAGCTTTGACGGTCAGGAAATGGCCAAGGTCAATGGCGAGCTCGGCGCCGTCGTCGGCGGCACCGAACAGGCCACCCAGCAGATTCTCGAGGCCGTCGAGGCGATCGACCAGGCCGCCACCGCATTGTCCAAGAACATCTCGGCCGACCAGCAGAAGCTGCTCAGCGAGGATATCCAGGAACGCGTCGTCGCGATCTTCGAGGCCTGCAACTTCCAGGACCTTACCGGCCAGCGCATCAGCAAAGTGATGAGCACGATGAAGTTCATCGAACAGCACATCAATGCGATGATGGATATCTGGGGCGGCGTCGATGCCATCAAGGCGCACGCCCCCCCGATCGTGGATGCCCGCGAAGGCGACGCCAAGCTGCTGAACGGCCCGAAGCTGGACGGCGACGACGGTCACGCCTCGCAGAACGACATCGACGCGCTGTTCGATTGA
- a CDS encoding L,D-transpeptidase — translation MSGKISLALLASASCLCFTSEASAIDALPIAEPNVIYAREPAPVRTASAERSQMGGGFIEFLFGDLPPGGRYQQQPAYQTQPDYGYGGRRALLPPMDPQQSMHREEELDPAQRPLDPKYEKQVVEYRGKESPGTIVIDTPNKFLFLVQGDGKALRYGVGVGRPGFTWSGVKTVSAKKEWPAWTPPPEMLARRPDLPRHMEGGPQNPLGARAMYLGSSLYRIHGSNEPWTIGTNVSSGCIRMRNEDVIDLYGRVGVGARVVVI, via the coding sequence ATGTCCGGAAAAATCTCCCTTGCGCTCCTTGCGAGCGCGTCTTGCCTTTGCTTCACCAGTGAGGCCAGTGCGATCGACGCCTTGCCAATTGCCGAACCCAACGTGATCTACGCCCGCGAGCCCGCGCCGGTGCGGACCGCCTCTGCCGAACGCTCGCAGATGGGCGGCGGCTTCATCGAATTCCTGTTCGGCGACCTGCCGCCGGGCGGGCGCTATCAGCAACAGCCGGCCTATCAGACGCAGCCCGATTACGGATATGGCGGGCGGCGCGCGCTGCTGCCGCCGATGGATCCGCAGCAATCGATGCACCGGGAGGAGGAGCTCGACCCCGCGCAGCGTCCGCTCGATCCGAAGTACGAAAAGCAGGTGGTCGAGTATCGCGGCAAGGAAAGCCCGGGCACCATCGTGATCGACACCCCGAACAAATTCCTGTTCCTGGTGCAGGGCGACGGCAAGGCGCTGCGCTATGGCGTCGGCGTCGGCCGTCCCGGCTTCACCTGGTCGGGCGTCAAGACCGTCTCCGCGAAGAAGGAATGGCCGGCCTGGACGCCGCCGCCGGAAATGCTGGCGCGGCGCCCCGATCTGCCGCGGCACATGGAGGGCGGTCCGCAAAATCCGCTCGGCGCGCGCGCGATGTATCTGGGTTCGTCGCTCTATCGCATCCACGGCTCCAACGAGCCCTGGACCATCGGCACCAACGTGTCGTCCGGCTGCATCCGGATGCGCAATGAAGACGTCATCGATCTCTACGGCCGCGTCGGCGTCGGCGCCAGGGTCGTGGTGATCTGA
- a CDS encoding DUF2076 domain-containing protein encodes MTPQERQLIDDLFDRLAKLESAKRDPEAMSAIMQGLRNAPNAVYALVQTALVQDEALKRADMRIQELEAADQQNQSGGFLDSMRDAIFGQNQPQGSVPNVRAPDMAGSRPTWNTGQVLQQNQAPGQYNQPGYNQPGYAQPYGGAQQQPSAFGGGGGSFLGTAAAAAAGVVGGSLLAGSIRSMMGGGGNHQAFGDTAGHSGGIEDRRPSSDQSGGDLARDAGINDIGSRGSSSQRADNNDNDSGSRQGFFDQASHDDDDMDHDADGFDGDDGGDGDYA; translated from the coding sequence ATGACACCGCAAGAACGCCAACTGATTGACGATCTTTTTGACCGGCTCGCCAAGCTGGAGAGCGCCAAGCGCGATCCGGAGGCGATGTCAGCGATCATGCAGGGCCTGCGCAACGCGCCCAATGCGGTCTACGCGCTGGTGCAGACGGCGCTGGTGCAGGACGAAGCGCTGAAACGCGCCGACATGCGCATCCAGGAATTGGAAGCAGCGGATCAGCAAAATCAATCCGGCGGCTTCCTCGATTCGATGCGCGATGCAATTTTCGGGCAGAACCAGCCGCAGGGTTCGGTGCCCAACGTGCGTGCGCCCGATATGGCCGGCAGCCGGCCGACCTGGAACACCGGGCAGGTGCTGCAGCAGAACCAGGCGCCCGGGCAATATAATCAACCGGGCTATAATCAACCGGGCTACGCCCAGCCCTATGGCGGCGCACAGCAGCAGCCTTCCGCATTTGGCGGCGGTGGCGGCTCGTTCCTCGGAACGGCGGCGGCGGCCGCGGCCGGCGTGGTCGGCGGATCACTGCTGGCCGGCAGCATCCGCTCGATGATGGGCGGCGGCGGCAACCACCAGGCGTTCGGCGACACGGCGGGCCACAGCGGCGGCATCGAAGACCGCAGGCCGTCGAGCGACCAATCCGGCGGCGACCTGGCGCGGGACGCCGGAATCAACGACATCGGTTCGCGCGGCTCGTCCAGCCAGCGCGCCGACAACAACGACAACGATTCCGGTTCGCGGCAGGGCTTCTTCGATCAGGCCTCGCATGACGATGACGACATGGACCACGATGCCGACGGCTTCGACGGCGACGATGGTGGTGATGGCGATTACGCGTGA
- a CDS encoding ChbG/HpnK family deacetylase — MNDDALRRIWLCADDYGLAEGVNRAIRDLISGGRLNATSVMVVGPAIGRAEVTALQDIAAASPRCAIGLHATLTAPFRPLTMYFRPLNGGLFLPFPAMLRSGLLRRLDPELIEDELLAQLAAFKELFGRAPDFVDGHQHAQLFPQVRDAFLRAVKEAAPGAWVRQGGRLKPLAKLVGAPKALVLDVLSAQFRKRATDAKIPFNPAFAGAYDFSKASDFGVLMGEFLQDLPEGGLVMCHPGFVDETLENLDPLTTQREAEHAFLASDRFPTLLVANKITLS, encoded by the coding sequence ATGAACGACGACGCGCTGCGCCGGATCTGGCTGTGCGCCGACGATTACGGGCTGGCCGAGGGCGTCAACCGCGCCATTCGCGATCTGATCTCCGGCGGCCGTCTCAATGCCACCTCGGTGATGGTGGTAGGCCCGGCGATCGGCCGCGCCGAGGTCACCGCGTTGCAGGACATCGCGGCGGCGAGCCCGCGCTGCGCGATCGGCCTGCACGCGACGCTGACCGCGCCGTTTCGTCCGCTGACGATGTATTTCAGGCCGCTCAATGGTGGTCTGTTCCTGCCGTTTCCAGCCATGCTGCGATCGGGGCTGTTGCGGCGGCTCGATCCTGAACTGATCGAGGACGAACTGCTCGCGCAGCTCGCAGCCTTCAAGGAGCTGTTCGGCCGCGCGCCCGATTTCGTCGACGGCCACCAGCACGCGCAACTCTTCCCGCAGGTGCGCGACGCCTTCCTGCGCGCGGTGAAGGAAGCCGCCCCCGGCGCCTGGGTCCGTCAGGGCGGACGCCTCAAGCCGCTGGCCAAGCTCGTCGGCGCGCCGAAGGCGCTGGTGCTCGACGTTCTCAGCGCGCAATTCCGCAAGCGCGCCACCGACGCAAAAATCCCGTTCAACCCTGCCTTCGCCGGCGCCTATGATTTTTCGAAAGCGTCCGATTTCGGCGTGCTGATGGGTGAGTTCCTTCAGGACTTGCCGGAAGGCGGGCTCGTGATGTGCCACCCTGGTTTCGTCGACGAGACGCTCGAGAATCTCGATCCCCTGACCACCCAGCGCGAGGCGGAACACGCGTTTCTGGCCAGCGATCGATTCCCGACATTACTTGTGGCGAATAAAATTACATTAAGTTGA
- a CDS encoding glycosyltransferase family 2 protein: MMLGSDVSRLSTTAAGAAAQGLSIVVPLYNEAAGLALLHERLVGLARTLKARYGLGSEVVYVDDGSADNTLAIARSLDADALDIQVVSLSRNFGKEAALMAGLDHARRGAVLFMDGDGQHPPSLVEKLVAHWIDDGYDVVYTAKAHRDNESFLRRQAVHGFYALINWGARQKIPEDAGDFRLLSPRAATALRQLPERNRFFKGLSNWIGFRQIRVDYEPAPRAHGVTTFSPGRLIGLSIEGLTSFSVAPLRFASLLGVLLAISAFLFGLTILWEVWTTGKQVPGYPSLMIGLMTIGGVQLIMIGIVGEYIGKILSELKARPIYFVAEHSEKRADGETAASATERTAAE; encoded by the coding sequence ATGATGCTCGGCTCTGACGTTTCCCGCCTGTCGACGACCGCAGCCGGCGCCGCCGCGCAAGGCCTGTCGATTGTCGTGCCGCTGTACAATGAGGCGGCGGGGCTCGCTTTGCTGCACGAGCGGCTGGTCGGCCTCGCCCGCACGCTGAAGGCACGTTACGGCCTCGGAAGCGAAGTGGTCTATGTCGACGACGGCAGCGCCGACAATACGCTGGCGATCGCGCGTTCGCTTGACGCTGACGCGCTCGACATCCAGGTGGTGTCGCTGTCGCGCAATTTCGGCAAGGAGGCCGCGCTGATGGCGGGGCTGGACCATGCCCGCCGCGGCGCGGTGCTGTTCATGGACGGCGACGGGCAGCATCCACCGAGCCTGGTCGAAAAACTGGTCGCGCACTGGATCGATGACGGCTACGACGTCGTCTATACGGCCAAGGCGCATCGCGACAATGAATCGTTCCTGCGCCGCCAGGCCGTGCACGGCTTCTACGCGCTGATCAACTGGGGCGCGCGGCAGAAGATCCCCGAGGATGCCGGCGATTTCCGCCTGCTGTCGCCGCGGGCGGCCACGGCGCTGCGCCAGCTTCCCGAGCGCAACCGCTTCTTCAAGGGCCTGTCGAACTGGATCGGCTTCCGCCAGATCCGCGTCGATTACGAGCCGGCGCCGCGCGCGCACGGCGTCACGACGTTCAGCCCCGGCCGGCTGATCGGACTGTCGATCGAGGGGTTGACGTCGTTCTCGGTGGCGCCGTTGCGCTTTGCGAGCCTGCTCGGCGTGCTGCTGGCGATCAGCGCCTTCCTGTTCGGCCTGACCATTCTCTGGGAGGTCTGGACCACGGGCAAGCAGGTCCCCGGCTATCCCTCGCTGATGATCGGCCTGATGACGATCGGCGGCGTGCAGCTCATCATGATCGGCATCGTCGGCGAATATATCGGCAAGATCCTCTCCGAGCTGAAGGCGCGCCCGATCTACTTCGTCGCCGAGCACTCCGAAAAACGTGCCGATGGCGAGACGGCGGCGAGCGCCACTGAGCGGACCGCCGCCGAATGA
- the hisG gene encoding ATP phosphoribosyltransferase translates to MTAPFVLAVPSKGRLQENAEAFFTRAGLSLAKPRGARDYRGTIAGLDNVEIAYLSASEIASQLARGMVHLGVTGEDLLRESIADADKRILLIDSLGFGSANVVVAVPQAWIDVRTMADLDDVTTGFRAKHNRRMRVATKYINLTRNFFAAHGVVDYRIVESAGATEGAPAVGTAEMIVDITTTGATLAANGLKVLDDGVILRSQANLVASKDADWSTDARETARVILDHIAARARASKYREVRTRFAGCNDALLAEAHNRFGVVAPFGGPTSSGMITLHCPPMQLYALGSFLREHGADTVSIASLDYVLDRENPLFARLEAFLRQ, encoded by the coding sequence ATGACCGCTCCCTTCGTTCTTGCCGTTCCCTCCAAGGGCCGCCTGCAGGAGAACGCTGAGGCGTTTTTCACCCGCGCAGGGCTCTCACTGGCGAAACCGCGCGGCGCGCGCGACTATCGCGGCACCATCGCGGGCCTCGACAATGTCGAGATCGCCTATCTCTCCGCGAGCGAAATCGCTTCGCAATTGGCGCGCGGCATGGTGCATCTCGGCGTCACCGGCGAGGATCTGTTGCGCGAAAGCATTGCGGACGCCGACAAGCGCATATTGCTGATCGACAGTCTCGGCTTCGGCAGCGCCAATGTCGTGGTCGCGGTGCCGCAGGCCTGGATCGACGTCCGCACCATGGCCGATCTCGACGACGTCACCACCGGCTTCCGCGCCAAGCATAACCGGCGGATGCGGGTCGCGACCAAATACATCAACCTGACCCGCAACTTCTTCGCCGCGCACGGCGTGGTCGATTACCGCATCGTCGAAAGCGCCGGCGCCACCGAGGGCGCGCCCGCCGTCGGCACCGCCGAGATGATCGTCGACATCACCACCACGGGCGCCACGCTTGCCGCCAATGGCCTCAAGGTGCTCGACGACGGCGTGATCCTGCGCAGCCAGGCCAACCTCGTGGCCTCCAAGGACGCCGACTGGTCGACTGACGCCCGCGAGACTGCGCGCGTCATCCTCGACCACATCGCCGCGCGGGCGCGGGCCAGCAAATACCGCGAGGTGAGAACGCGTTTCGCCGGCTGCAACGATGCGTTGCTGGCGGAAGCCCATAATCGTTTTGGTGTGGTGGCGCCGTTCGGCGGGCCAACCTCCTCGGGCATGATCACGCTGCACTGCCCGCCGATGCAGCTTTACGCGCTCGGCAGTTTCCTGCGTGAGCATGGCGCCGACACGGTTTCGATCGCCTCGCTCGACTATGTGCTCGACCGGGAAAACCCGTTGTTTGCCAGGCTCGAGGCGTTCTTGCGGCAATAA
- a CDS encoding 16S rRNA (uracil(1498)-N(3))-methyltransferase has translation MPELDFRAPRLFVDAPLREGERIALERNQSNYLGNVLRLSAGESILVFNGRDGEWWAQIDGRKRPDSLSIVARTRPQDRLPDIAYVFAPLKHARLDYMVQKAVEMGASLLQPVLTRHTQVSRVNSERMRANVIEAAEQCGILSLAEVAEPVALDRFLEKRETSRLLVFCDEAADIGNPIEALQQGLIATDGIDVVIGPEGGFAGEERALLVRQPRTLRLSLGPRILRADTAAVAALALVQAALGDWHGPG, from the coding sequence ATGCCCGAACTCGATTTTCGCGCCCCTCGCCTGTTCGTCGACGCTCCCTTGCGCGAGGGCGAGCGAATCGCGCTGGAGCGCAACCAGAGCAATTATCTGGGCAATGTGCTGCGGCTTTCGGCCGGCGAATCGATCCTGGTGTTCAACGGCCGCGACGGCGAATGGTGGGCGCAGATCGACGGCCGCAAGCGGCCCGACAGTCTGAGCATCGTCGCGCGGACGCGGCCGCAGGACCGCCTGCCCGACATCGCCTATGTCTTCGCGCCGCTGAAACACGCCCGTCTCGACTACATGGTGCAGAAGGCGGTCGAGATGGGTGCGTCGCTCCTGCAGCCGGTGTTGACGCGGCACACCCAGGTCTCGCGGGTCAATAGCGAGCGGATGCGCGCCAATGTCATCGAGGCCGCCGAGCAGTGCGGCATCCTGAGCCTTGCTGAGGTTGCTGAGCCTGTTGCGCTCGACCGCTTTCTCGAGAAGCGCGAAACCAGCCGCCTGCTGGTGTTCTGCGACGAGGCGGCCGACATCGGCAATCCCATCGAGGCGCTGCAACAGGGGTTGATCGCCACCGATGGGATCGACGTCGTGATCGGCCCGGAGGGCGGATTTGCCGGGGAAGAACGGGCGCTCTTGGTGCGGCAGCCCAGGACGCTGCGGCTGTCGTTGGGCCCCCGCATCTTGCGCGCGGATACGGCTGCTGTTGCCGCGCTGGCGCTGGTGCAGGCCGCGCTGGGGGATTGGCACGGGCCGGGGTAG
- the ubiA gene encoding 4-hydroxybenzoate octaprenyltransferase → MSDATTRVADATGNWVDTRAPSWSRPYLRLSRFDRPIGSWLLLMPCWWSAALAAGIARDVSQLPLVIVLFFVGAFVMRGAGCTWNDITDRDLDAKVERTRSRPLPAGQVSVTQAFAFLVLQALIGLAVLLQFNRFAIMTGIASLVIVAVYPFMKRITWWPQVVLGLAFSWGALMGFAVTLGRIDLTALVLYAGSIAWVIGYDTIYAHQDTEDDALIGVKSTARLFGARTHRALAVFYALAVMLIGVALVLGGARWPAWIGLAAFAAHLVWQIRRLDISDPALCMRVFWSNRDAGLLLFAGLLVDAVMR, encoded by the coding sequence ATGAGCGACGCGACCACCCGCGTTGCCGATGCCACCGGCAACTGGGTCGATACGCGCGCGCCGTCCTGGTCGCGGCCTTACTTGCGGCTTTCCCGTTTCGACCGTCCGATCGGATCGTGGCTGTTGCTGATGCCGTGCTGGTGGTCGGCGGCGCTCGCCGCCGGCATTGCCCGCGACGTCTCGCAATTGCCGCTCGTGATCGTGCTGTTCTTCGTCGGCGCCTTTGTCATGCGCGGGGCGGGTTGCACCTGGAACGACATCACCGATCGCGATCTCGACGCCAAGGTCGAGCGGACGCGGTCGCGGCCGCTGCCCGCCGGGCAGGTCAGCGTGACGCAGGCGTTTGCCTTCCTGGTCCTGCAGGCGCTGATCGGATTGGCAGTGCTGCTGCAGTTCAACCGTTTTGCGATCATGACCGGCATTGCCTCGCTCGTCATCGTCGCGGTCTATCCCTTCATGAAGCGCATCACCTGGTGGCCGCAGGTCGTGCTCGGGCTGGCGTTCTCATGGGGCGCACTGATGGGATTTGCCGTCACGCTCGGGCGGATCGATCTGACCGCGCTCGTGCTCTATGCCGGCTCGATCGCCTGGGTGATCGGCTACGACACGATCTACGCCCACCAGGACACCGAGGACGACGCGCTGATCGGCGTCAAGTCCACCGCACGCCTGTTCGGCGCGCGCACCCATCGGGCGCTCGCGGTGTTTTATGCGCTCGCGGTGATGCTGATCGGCGTAGCGCTGGTGCTGGGCGGCGCACGCTGGCCGGCATGGATCGGCCTGGCCGCCTTCGCCGCGCATCTCGTCTGGCAGATCAGGCGCTTGGACATCAGCGATCCCGCGCTGTGCATGCGGGTATTCTGGTCGAACCGCGATGCGGGACTGTTGCTGTTTGCGGGATTGCTGGTCGATGCGGTGATGCGCTGA
- a CDS encoding DUF6101 family protein, producing MRRQTATSGINPAGSSRALRLDPLSLPLSFHAHDTRADGGVRRIELHRERVVLHRAIKGMRMAINVRVSDFLGVALRGLDDDAQMLVLAHRDPSLNIPLCVSSDHEEIASAWQMWSDILALPLLTEDDHREPAARRRRHNAVRSRRPKFLVRRRGGNLTNTETIHSDEREIIARD from the coding sequence GTGAGGCGTCAAACAGCAACAAGCGGGATCAATCCCGCCGGGTCGAGCCGCGCACTGCGGCTCGACCCTCTTTCTCTGCCGCTCAGCTTCCATGCGCACGACACCCGCGCAGACGGCGGCGTGCGGAGGATAGAACTCCATCGCGAACGCGTCGTGCTGCACCGTGCCATCAAGGGCATGCGGATGGCGATCAACGTTCGCGTCAGCGACTTTCTCGGCGTCGCACTGCGTGGTCTCGACGACGACGCGCAGATGCTGGTGCTGGCGCATCGCGATCCCTCGCTGAACATTCCGCTGTGCGTGAGCTCCGACCACGAAGAGATCGCCTCCGCCTGGCAGATGTGGAGCGACATCCTCGCGCTGCCGCTGCTGACCGAAGACGACCACCGCGAACCGGCCGCCCGCCGCCGCCGGCACAACGCGGTCCGGAGCCGCCGTCCGAAATTCCTGGTGCGCCGCCGGGGTGGTAACCTGACCAATACCGAGACCATTCATAGCGACGAGCGCGAGATCATCGCGCGGGATTAG
- a CDS encoding TldD/PmbA family protein, producing the protein MNSSPSSTSQLSQKASDATSDLFDQSALSTLAQRLVEAAKRAGADAADAVAVRGVSQGVEVRDGRVEESERSEGDDVGLRVLVGQRQAVVSTNDISGDGVAKLAERAVAMARVAPDDKYVGLADPSLLAREFADLDLLDRNVPTTSELERRACEAEAAALAVKGVTKSSGASASSGIGGMVLVTSTGFHGSYLRSSQGISVTAISGEGTSMERDYDFTSAPHASDLDSPESVGRRAGERTVARSNPRKVETCKVPVVYDPRVSASLVGHLVGAINGASIARKTSFLKDRMGEQLFAKNIRIIDDPLRVRGLRSQTFDAEGVSVKKIALIDEGVLTTWLLDCATARELGLVTTGHAHRGVSSSPSPGSYNLHLEPGEMTPKQLISDIKQGFYVTDLIGSGVNGVTGDYSRGASGFWIENGEITYPVSEVTIAGHLLAMFKSLVPANDLEFRYGVNAPTLRIEGLTLGGR; encoded by the coding sequence GTGAACTCTTCACCATCCAGCACGTCACAGCTTTCCCAGAAGGCCTCCGACGCGACCTCCGACCTGTTCGACCAATCGGCGCTCTCGACGCTGGCGCAGCGACTGGTCGAGGCCGCCAAGCGCGCCGGCGCGGATGCTGCCGACGCTGTCGCGGTGCGCGGCGTTTCGCAAGGGGTCGAGGTCCGCGACGGCCGGGTCGAGGAATCCGAGCGCTCCGAAGGCGACGACGTCGGATTGCGTGTATTGGTCGGACAACGCCAGGCCGTGGTTTCGACCAACGATATTTCCGGCGATGGCGTCGCCAAACTCGCCGAGCGCGCGGTTGCGATGGCCCGCGTCGCGCCCGATGACAAATATGTCGGCCTCGCCGATCCCTCGCTGCTGGCGCGCGAGTTCGCCGATCTCGATCTGCTCGACCGCAATGTTCCGACCACAAGCGAACTGGAGCGCCGCGCCTGCGAAGCGGAAGCCGCAGCTCTAGCGGTCAAGGGCGTGACCAAGTCGAGCGGCGCGTCCGCGTCGAGCGGCATCGGCGGCATGGTGCTGGTGACCTCGACCGGCTTCCACGGCTCATATCTGCGCTCCAGCCAAGGCATCTCGGTGACCGCGATCTCGGGCGAAGGCACCAGCATGGAGCGCGATTACGATTTCACTTCGGCCCCGCATGCGTCCGACCTCGATTCGCCCGAAAGCGTCGGCCGCAGGGCAGGGGAGCGTACCGTGGCGCGGTCCAATCCGCGCAAGGTCGAAACCTGCAAGGTGCCGGTCGTGTACGATCCCCGGGTGTCGGCTTCGCTGGTTGGCCATCTCGTCGGCGCCATCAACGGCGCCTCGATCGCGCGCAAGACGAGCTTTTTGAAAGACCGGATGGGCGAGCAACTGTTCGCGAAGAATATCCGCATCATCGACGATCCCTTGCGGGTGCGCGGCCTGCGGTCGCAGACCTTCGACGCCGAGGGCGTAAGCGTGAAGAAGATCGCGCTGATCGACGAGGGGGTGTTGACCACGTGGCTGCTCGATTGCGCAACCGCGCGCGAACTCGGGCTGGTTACGACCGGGCATGCCCATCGTGGCGTCTCGTCCTCGCCGTCGCCGGGATCGTATAATCTGCATCTCGAGCCCGGCGAGATGACGCCGAAGCAACTGATCTCCGACATCAAGCAGGGGTTTTACGTTACCGACCTGATCGGCTCCGGTGTCAACGGCGTGACCGGCGATTACAGCCGCGGCGCCTCCGGCTTCTGGATCGAGAACGGCGAGATCACTTACCCCGTCAGCGAGGTGACGATCGCGGGCCATCTGCTGGCGATGTTCAAATCGCTGGTTCCGGCCAACGACCTGGAATTCCGCTACGGCGTCAACGCGCCGACGCTGCGCATCGAGGGCCTGACGCTTGGCGGACGCTGA